The Leifsonia williamsii genome includes a region encoding these proteins:
- a CDS encoding M48 family metalloprotease: MYRAIARNKRNTVFIILLFLVLIGALGWLASWFYQSYTILVVVLIGAVLYAVFQYFMASSQALSMSGAIPIQKADNPRLWNIVENLSITTGAPMPAVYIVDDPAPNAFATGRDPQHASVAATTGLLDIMTDAELEGVMAHELGHVRNYDIRLSMIVFGLTVAVGFIADIMLRMAFFGGNNRNNNNGGGGNPVVLVFGLIAAIVAPLVATLVQLAVSRQREYLADATGAMTTRHPDALASALLKLEAYGRPMRKQNSSMAHLWIAEPLKPSLTARLFSTHPPIPERVERLEKMGAGF, encoded by the coding sequence GGAACAAGCGCAACACCGTCTTCATCATCCTGCTGTTCCTGGTCCTCATCGGTGCGCTGGGATGGCTGGCGTCGTGGTTCTACCAGAGCTACACGATCCTCGTCGTGGTGCTCATCGGCGCCGTGCTCTACGCCGTGTTCCAGTACTTCATGGCGAGCAGCCAGGCGCTGAGCATGTCGGGGGCGATCCCGATCCAGAAGGCGGACAACCCGCGGCTGTGGAACATCGTCGAGAACCTCTCGATCACCACGGGCGCGCCGATGCCCGCCGTCTACATCGTCGACGACCCCGCTCCGAACGCGTTCGCCACCGGCCGGGATCCGCAGCACGCCTCCGTCGCCGCGACCACCGGCCTGCTCGACATCATGACCGACGCCGAGCTGGAGGGGGTCATGGCGCACGAGCTCGGGCATGTGCGCAACTACGACATCCGGCTGTCCATGATCGTCTTCGGCCTCACCGTCGCGGTCGGTTTCATCGCCGACATCATGCTGCGGATGGCGTTCTTCGGCGGCAACAACCGCAACAACAACAACGGCGGAGGCGGCAACCCGGTCGTGCTCGTCTTCGGGCTGATCGCCGCGATCGTGGCGCCGCTCGTCGCGACGCTCGTGCAGCTGGCCGTGTCCCGTCAGCGCGAGTACCTCGCCGACGCGACCGGCGCGATGACGACCCGTCACCCCGACGCGCTGGCGAGCGCGCTGCTCAAGCTGGAGGCCTACGGCCGTCCGATGCGCAAGCAGAACTCCTCGATGGCGCACCTCTGGATCGCCGAGCCGCTCAAGCCGAGCCTGACAGCGCGGCTGTTCAGCACGCACCCGCCGATCCCCGAGCGCGTCGAGCGCCTGGAGAAGATGGGCGCCGGCTTCTAA